Proteins encoded by one window of Candidatus Sumerlaea chitinivorans:
- a CDS encoding Dihydrolipoamide acetyltransferase component of pyruvate dehydrogenase complex has protein sequence MEEGKLLRWCVRPGDFVKVGDVIAEIETDKANMEIEAVEQGWIAELFGKPGDLIPVGEPIVRLTSSLEEVAKAEGSNAHVPAETILLEDIVGTETELPTDADGSRASCSADNASPLAKQRAAELGVDIATVQGTGPGGRVMEADVVAAAKVVKRSGMVSAQETGTIALSELQQVATERQNQSHDECPPPCCAQMVDSRGLSLRTLINAGSVAGWLPALQARLNLPAGCHGDHLIPPIVAKAAVHALDSVPELRDQITHPEATRGTAAFAVRCRDRVLYPVMRAIHALSLGEAIRNYWELRERCLAGSLLESECRGAEFVVDDLRPWGVEAPTIYVRQHSVPVVCVGAAVGMEPSFWTISASFATGDKLDPALVAEFLRSLRLFLEQPVLMCQ, from the coding sequence ATGGAAGAAGGAAAACTCCTGAGATGGTGCGTTCGACCGGGTGATTTTGTAAAAGTTGGCGACGTCATTGCCGAAATTGAAACTGACAAAGCCAATATGGAGATTGAGGCCGTTGAGCAGGGATGGATTGCTGAGCTCTTTGGCAAGCCGGGGGATCTGATTCCGGTCGGAGAGCCAATCGTGCGTCTCACTTCGTCTCTTGAGGAGGTTGCGAAAGCTGAGGGGAGTAACGCCCACGTTCCAGCGGAGACCATTCTTCTTGAAGACATTGTAGGTACTGAGACCGAGCTGCCAACCGATGCGGACGGTTCGAGAGCCTCTTGTTCAGCTGACAATGCCTCCCCCCTTGCGAAACAACGCGCTGCGGAGTTGGGAGTTGACATCGCTACGGTGCAGGGGACGGGGCCAGGTGGTCGGGTCATGGAAGCAGATGTTGTGGCGGCCGCAAAGGTTGTAAAGCGAAGTGGGATGGTCTCAGCGCAGGAGACTGGCACGATCGCTTTGAGCGAACTCCAACAGGTTGCCACAGAGAGGCAAAATCAGTCACATGACGAATGCCCACCGCCGTGTTGCGCTCAGATGGTAGATTCACGGGGGCTATCTTTGCGCACGCTGATAAACGCGGGCTCGGTCGCCGGGTGGCTACCCGCCCTTCAAGCACGTCTCAATCTTCCAGCAGGATGTCATGGCGACCATCTGATTCCGCCAATTGTGGCCAAGGCGGCCGTGCATGCGCTGGACAGCGTACCAGAACTTCGCGATCAAATTACTCATCCAGAAGCAACACGAGGAACCGCGGCCTTTGCCGTGCGATGCCGCGATCGTGTGCTTTACCCCGTCATGCGAGCAATCCATGCGTTAAGTCTGGGCGAGGCGATTCGCAACTATTGGGAACTACGAGAAAGGTGTTTGGCTGGGTCACTTCTTGAGAGCGAGTGTCGGGGCGCAGAGTTTGTCGTCGACGATCTGCGCCCGTGGGGTGTGGAAGCACCGACCATTTACGTGCGCCAGCACTCTGTCCCCGTAGTTTGCGTCGGCGCAGCGGTGGGAATGGAGCCTTCCTTCTGGACCATTTCAGCTTCTTTTGCCACGGGCGACAAGCTTGATCCAGCCTTAGTCGCAGAATTTTTACGGTCTTTGCGTTTGTTCCTCGAACAACCCGTGCTCATGTGTCAGTGA
- a CDS encoding Octanoate-[acyl-carrier-protein]-protein-N-octanoyltransferase, producing MTLAPEVLCVDSGLNAEWWGTCDYFAALSRMEALQHSLIEGRGENVVAYLEHLPVITYGRATPREDLPRVKFECPVVEVPRGGLATYHGPGQLVGYCIVNLRLQQGDSSPDIHSYIRALEQALIEFIRDTWELPAVRSLGRTGVWVHAHNGQLRKIASIGIHVRRWVTSHGFALNLASDLSMFRKIVPCGIRDAEMTSVERELRERGRLSEAQLVTQGDALRRIAKLFHPYLVTQFRAGGWLSES from the coding sequence ATGACGCTTGCTCCCGAAGTCTTATGCGTTGATTCCGGGCTGAACGCGGAATGGTGGGGAACCTGTGATTATTTTGCTGCGTTGTCGCGCATGGAGGCGCTGCAACATTCACTCATTGAAGGTAGAGGGGAGAACGTTGTCGCTTACCTCGAGCACCTACCAGTGATAACGTATGGCCGGGCGACTCCACGTGAGGATTTGCCGCGAGTGAAATTCGAATGCCCTGTGGTAGAGGTCCCGCGCGGTGGGCTCGCCACATATCATGGTCCCGGGCAACTCGTCGGTTATTGTATCGTCAATCTTCGACTCCAACAGGGGGACAGCTCACCGGACATTCATTCATATATTCGCGCGCTCGAGCAGGCGCTTATCGAGTTCATACGCGACACGTGGGAACTCCCGGCGGTGCGTAGTCTTGGCCGTACGGGTGTGTGGGTTCACGCCCACAACGGGCAGCTCCGAAAGATCGCGTCCATTGGCATCCACGTGCGCCGCTGGGTCACCTCTCATGGCTTTGCTCTCAATCTCGCCTCCGACCTCTCGATGTTCCGCAAGATCGTCCCATGTGGCATACGCGATGCGGAAATGACTTCTGTAGAACGTGAATTGCGGGAGCGTGGGCGACTCTCTGAGGCGCAGCTTGTGACGCAAGGCGACGCCCTTAGAAGAATAGCGAAGCTTTTTCATCCCTATCTCGTAACACAATTCCGAGCTGGTGGCTGGCTATCTGAGTCCTAA
- a CDS encoding Lipoate synthase, translating to MQQVELRRHPEWIRAKMPDTGHFAQTVSILRSLNLHTVCEEAECPNRGECYAHRTATFMILGNVCTRRCSFCAVTKANPQAAPPDPEEPARLAEAVVRLGLQHVVITSVNRDDLPDQGAGHFAACVCAVKSRVPEARIEVLIPDFRGDRELLRTVVHSPITVLNHNVETVPRLYPKVRPGARYDRSVLLLYEAKRMRPDLVTKTGLMLGMGETADEIRAVLADLREVNCDVLTLGQYLSPSAENVPVARYVHPTEFAAWGEEARAMGFAHVESGPLVRSSYHAWSHVPTNRG from the coding sequence ATGCAACAAGTAGAACTGCGCAGACATCCCGAGTGGATCCGCGCCAAAATGCCTGACACAGGGCACTTTGCGCAGACCGTGTCCATCCTGCGTTCATTGAACCTACACACCGTCTGCGAGGAAGCAGAGTGTCCGAATCGCGGCGAATGCTACGCACATCGAACGGCGACTTTTATGATTTTGGGCAATGTCTGCACTCGGCGCTGCTCATTTTGTGCAGTCACTAAAGCCAATCCGCAAGCTGCGCCTCCAGATCCGGAAGAGCCAGCACGGCTTGCAGAGGCTGTTGTGCGCTTAGGACTTCAGCACGTCGTCATTACCAGCGTGAATCGCGACGACCTGCCGGACCAAGGGGCAGGCCATTTTGCAGCGTGCGTTTGTGCCGTGAAAAGCCGCGTACCAGAAGCGCGAATCGAGGTCCTAATCCCTGATTTTCGTGGTGACCGTGAATTGCTTCGAACAGTGGTTCATTCACCCATCACTGTCTTGAATCATAACGTGGAGACGGTTCCCCGACTTTACCCTAAAGTCCGGCCGGGTGCACGCTACGATCGCTCTGTGCTCCTGCTTTACGAGGCAAAGCGCATGCGCCCGGATTTGGTTACGAAGACGGGTCTAATGCTTGGCATGGGGGAAACCGCAGATGAGATTCGGGCGGTCCTTGCTGATTTGCGGGAAGTCAACTGTGACGTACTGACGTTGGGCCAATACCTATCCCCTTCTGCCGAAAACGTTCCGGTTGCACGCTACGTTCACCCCACCGAATTTGCGGCTTGGGGGGAGGAGGCCCGTGCGATGGGATTTGCTCACGTGGAATCTGGCCCCCTGGTGCGAAGTTCCTATCACGCATGGAGCCACGTGCCGACGAATCGAGGCTGA
- a CDS encoding Membrane protein, with protein MVLVQDFLLYLWIAALAYGVGFRSLRATGWIASGGAETFWLSTTLGLGFLTALVFALGCFHLFTPLVVFGILVLLTAWLLSQGEHKFHNGSAAEMFLRFVKAGLGLARRYPLRTVALGVVVFAAFLGCGAPEVRGDPIIYHITEAWLFVVNRGHVNIPSSALTYIPQNQQLLYALALLLGSDSLAKLFHWTMGVLLLAGTYVGALRLGLERKSALISSLLVALVPTWFYLATTTYIDLATANYLLASVYLGTIGLWTTASNRTFSGILAGFCLGMAVGTKYTAGVVGALPLLVASAYLGIVTQRKSGRLNWHDIASPLVVLAVTACVVFAPWLVRNWLWTGNPVAPSFMRWLGPVDAPEETKASPDIQAFALGADWTISGMLQSYAHMFWAFTDYGNYLPVIALLLGLSHLAVRALRGRKDELCEDVHTVVHSLIIFLVIAFLLGVPLASVRRDSRYVMCHTAILAMLVVYFFEITVTSLATYERKLRRFAGGVVGLLFGAWVIASYWKYQDLREICWPVFDRQSRERYCAARLSNYYANLRVGDLVKPEEGKVVGAAYPARVHYVLGGNPVTPDLLRRQVTEHLVPEDLAPLRRQGVRFLFGKVAPTLQPYVRLRGYAANRPLWEIVREP; from the coding sequence GTGGTCTTGGTACAGGATTTTCTGCTCTACTTATGGATTGCCGCCCTTGCGTACGGGGTGGGGTTTAGGAGCCTCCGTGCCACCGGATGGATTGCGTCTGGGGGTGCGGAGACATTCTGGCTAAGCACAACGCTTGGCTTGGGGTTTCTGACGGCATTAGTTTTTGCTTTAGGCTGTTTCCATCTCTTTACGCCGCTGGTCGTCTTTGGCATTTTGGTCCTTCTGACCGCTTGGCTCCTCTCACAGGGTGAACACAAGTTCCATAATGGCTCTGCGGCTGAGATGTTTTTGCGCTTTGTGAAGGCAGGCCTCGGGCTTGCTCGCCGGTATCCTCTACGAACTGTAGCGCTCGGGGTGGTGGTTTTTGCAGCTTTTCTGGGGTGCGGTGCGCCTGAGGTTCGGGGTGACCCGATTATTTACCACATCACGGAAGCATGGCTCTTCGTCGTGAATCGGGGCCACGTGAATATCCCGTCGTCGGCACTCACCTACATTCCTCAGAATCAGCAGCTTCTTTACGCGCTTGCCCTTTTGCTCGGCTCAGACTCCCTCGCAAAACTCTTTCACTGGACTATGGGGGTGTTGCTGCTTGCTGGTACTTACGTAGGGGCCTTGCGACTGGGATTGGAGAGGAAGAGTGCACTCATTTCCTCACTCTTAGTTGCGTTGGTTCCTACGTGGTTTTATCTCGCCACCACTACTTATATAGACTTGGCCACGGCGAATTACCTTTTGGCCAGTGTCTATTTAGGCACGATAGGGTTATGGACCACCGCTTCCAACCGAACGTTCTCAGGTATTCTTGCAGGCTTTTGCCTCGGAATGGCGGTCGGAACGAAATACACTGCTGGAGTTGTTGGAGCGCTTCCTCTCCTCGTAGCCTCGGCTTACCTCGGAATCGTTACTCAGCGAAAGAGCGGGCGCTTGAACTGGCACGATATCGCCTCACCCCTCGTTGTCCTCGCCGTCACAGCATGTGTTGTTTTTGCGCCGTGGCTTGTCCGCAATTGGCTTTGGACAGGCAATCCTGTTGCTCCCAGTTTTATGAGATGGCTCGGCCCAGTTGACGCCCCGGAGGAAACCAAGGCTTCTCCAGACATCCAAGCCTTTGCTCTGGGTGCTGACTGGACGATCAGCGGTATGTTGCAATCTTATGCCCACATGTTCTGGGCGTTTACGGATTACGGCAATTACTTGCCAGTCATTGCTTTGCTTTTGGGGCTGAGTCATTTAGCCGTGCGTGCTCTGAGGGGAAGGAAGGACGAGCTTTGCGAGGATGTTCACACGGTAGTGCACTCCCTGATCATCTTTCTTGTGATCGCTTTTCTGCTCGGTGTTCCGCTTGCCTCGGTTCGGCGCGATTCGCGTTATGTGATGTGCCACACGGCAATCTTGGCAATGTTAGTTGTATATTTCTTCGAGATCACAGTTACCAGTCTGGCAACTTACGAACGTAAGTTGCGCCGTTTTGCCGGTGGGGTCGTTGGCTTACTCTTTGGTGCATGGGTCATCGCAAGCTACTGGAAGTACCAGGACTTGCGGGAGATTTGCTGGCCAGTGTTCGATCGCCAAAGTCGTGAGAGGTACTGCGCTGCTCGCCTCTCGAACTACTACGCAAACCTTAGGGTTGGGGACCTTGTGAAACCCGAGGAGGGGAAAGTGGTTGGTGCAGCCTATCCAGCGCGCGTTCATTATGTGCTGGGGGGAAATCCGGTAACTCCGGACTTGCTAAGGCGACAGGTCACCGAGCATCTCGTCCCGGAGGATCTTGCACCACTGCGCAGACAAGGGGTTCGCTTCCTTTTTGGCAAGGTCGCACCTACGCTCCAGCCGTACGTGAGACTGCGCGGATACGCAGCGAATCGCCCGCTCTGGGAGATTGTTCGGGAACCCTGA
- a CDS encoding Transcription termination protein NusB has product MNNTSPRPKRREARRLAMLATFAQLCTSYSMDETLELLTTMNPQWAQLPDFTKELAKLVDSHRPQLEAEIQSVLEHWRLERLGLVERSLLLLGAVEILHKADIPPRVTINEYLELAKLYAPDQAPAFINGVLDKIVKKHGKPDFEIRSARTP; this is encoded by the coding sequence ATGAACAACACGTCTCCACGCCCAAAGCGACGCGAAGCCCGACGACTGGCCATGTTAGCCACGTTTGCTCAATTGTGCACCAGCTATTCCATGGACGAGACGCTCGAGCTTCTCACAACAATGAATCCGCAGTGGGCCCAACTGCCAGATTTCACCAAGGAGCTGGCTAAGCTGGTGGATTCACACCGCCCCCAGCTGGAGGCGGAGATTCAAAGTGTGCTCGAGCATTGGCGTTTGGAGCGCCTCGGGCTTGTGGAAAGGTCCCTCTTGCTCCTTGGTGCGGTGGAAATACTTCACAAGGCAGACATCCCGCCACGCGTTACCATCAACGAGTACTTGGAGCTCGCAAAACTTTACGCTCCTGATCAGGCGCCGGCATTTATCAACGGCGTCCTCGACAAAATTGTTAAGAAACACGGGAAACCTGACTTTGAAATCCGGAGTGCCCGTACACCCTAA
- a CDS encoding N-acetylmuramoyl-L-alanine amidase, whose amino-acid sequence MSSSYRMLWRGQRLVFCLWGLLVTCVCSGAIATQVTRISWDSHPTFNRFLVEFDQSPLYHSVDAIKDKGYFYVDVYGISLVYKRRILPIDDALLRQVEAISYPEYGVLRFVFYVKNLNAEFAVHKLDSPPRLIIDTVFKAELPTPPPTDSANVTYSTELSSVTPTNPIVIRDQQVVIHTPSIPEPQRLGNRSGSSGKKKYIIIDPGHGGANQGAKAPILIGGQPVLEKDLTMQFAYHLKKVIDGSPNMVAFLTRTDDRLLSLEDRVRFAEQNQGDLFLSLHMNDGAGNPNARGIEFFYLSEKGTADAAAKAVAERENMDVGTNGGPTTQGTPLLRQILTDLERGKLEDWQYESYLVAKSLLTRFQQHPYFAAYVRGIKSANFVVLKNFYMPAVLIEVGFITNTDELRYLVNPRFQRLTAIIIYNALNDYFAQNDPAFQPHYLRLTQALTLN is encoded by the coding sequence GTGAGTTCGAGCTACCGTATGCTGTGGCGGGGCCAACGCCTTGTCTTTTGCCTCTGGGGACTGCTTGTCACATGTGTTTGCTCGGGAGCCATTGCCACTCAGGTCACGCGAATTTCGTGGGATTCCCACCCCACATTCAATAGGTTCCTCGTCGAGTTCGACCAATCTCCCCTCTATCACAGCGTCGACGCAATTAAGGATAAAGGCTATTTCTACGTAGACGTCTATGGAATCTCGCTCGTCTACAAACGCCGAATTTTGCCGATCGACGACGCACTTCTTCGACAAGTTGAGGCGATCTCGTATCCTGAGTATGGAGTTCTGCGATTTGTTTTCTACGTCAAGAATCTGAACGCAGAATTTGCCGTGCACAAACTTGACTCACCACCACGCCTGATCATAGACACGGTATTTAAGGCCGAGCTACCCACACCACCTCCAACCGATTCAGCCAACGTCACCTATTCCACGGAGCTAAGCTCAGTCACGCCCACAAATCCCATCGTCATTCGCGATCAACAAGTCGTGATTCATACACCCAGCATCCCGGAGCCTCAGCGATTGGGCAACCGATCGGGCTCGTCAGGAAAAAAGAAGTACATCATCATAGACCCGGGACATGGCGGGGCCAACCAAGGCGCAAAAGCACCGATCTTGATCGGGGGACAACCTGTTCTCGAAAAAGACCTCACCATGCAATTTGCGTATCACCTTAAGAAGGTAATCGATGGGTCGCCGAACATGGTAGCCTTTTTGACGCGCACCGATGATCGTTTGCTCAGTTTAGAAGACCGCGTTCGCTTTGCAGAACAAAACCAAGGCGACCTCTTTCTATCACTTCACATGAACGACGGCGCGGGAAATCCCAACGCTCGTGGAATCGAGTTTTTTTATTTGAGCGAAAAAGGAACGGCTGACGCTGCAGCAAAAGCAGTCGCTGAACGTGAGAATATGGATGTAGGAACGAATGGCGGCCCAACAACGCAGGGGACGCCTCTCCTGAGACAAATACTTACAGACCTCGAGCGGGGAAAACTGGAAGATTGGCAGTACGAAAGCTACCTTGTTGCAAAATCTCTTCTCACGCGGTTTCAGCAGCATCCCTACTTCGCTGCATACGTGCGGGGCATTAAGAGCGCCAACTTCGTCGTCTTAAAGAACTTCTACATGCCGGCAGTTCTCATCGAGGTCGGATTCATTACGAACACAGACGAGTTGCGCTACCTCGTAAATCCGCGTTTTCAGCGCCTCACAGCAATCATCATTTACAACGCTCTCAACGACTATTTTGCGCAAAATGACCCGGCGTTTCAGCCACACTATTTGCGTCTCACGCAGGCGCTTACGCTGAATTAG